A window of the Dyadobacter pollutisoli genome harbors these coding sequences:
- a CDS encoding helix-turn-helix domain-containing protein, which produces MKFDKYFPTEELKPYIKYFVVSENEMGNEYKVFPSSGLVIGFQYKGRIASITGNTECRLATAGVTGISDSYKIFKSYPNVGSILVYFSETGFAHFASHPANELFNLCLSLDEVFDKENIEKVEEKLAFAATDEQRINIVEHFLLSQLKNIHADKLILESVKLIYESKGTMRIKELNDKLCISQSPFEKRFRKAVGTTPKKFASIVRFNVVLANLRDPKSLTEICYDNNFFDQAHFSKDFKQFTGDTPENFKRFM; this is translated from the coding sequence ATGAAGTTTGACAAGTATTTTCCTACTGAAGAGCTGAAACCCTACATCAAATATTTTGTAGTGTCAGAGAATGAAATGGGAAATGAATACAAGGTATTTCCCTCTTCCGGATTGGTTATCGGGTTTCAATATAAAGGGCGGATTGCGAGCATTACAGGAAATACGGAATGCCGGTTGGCGACAGCAGGGGTTACTGGTATATCTGATAGCTACAAGATCTTTAAAAGCTACCCAAACGTCGGCTCTATTCTAGTTTATTTTTCCGAAACAGGATTTGCACATTTTGCTTCACATCCAGCCAATGAATTGTTCAATTTGTGCCTTTCGCTTGATGAGGTGTTTGATAAAGAAAATATTGAAAAAGTAGAAGAAAAACTGGCATTTGCTGCCACCGACGAACAGCGTATAAATATCGTGGAGCATTTTCTACTATCGCAGCTCAAAAACATTCATGCGGACAAATTGATTTTGGAATCGGTAAAGCTGATCTATGAAAGCAAGGGGACCATGCGTATAAAAGAACTAAACGACAAACTATGCATAAGTCAAAGCCCTTTTGAAAAGCGATTCAGGAAAGCCGTTGGCACCACGCCTAAAAAGTTTGCATCTATCGTGCGTTTCAATGTAGTGCTTGCCAATTTACGCGATCCCAAATCGCTTACCGAAATCTGTTATGACAACAATTTCTTCGACCAGGCCCATTTCAGCAAAGACTTCAAACAGTTTACAGGAGATACCCCTGAAAATTTCAAGCGTTTTATGTGA
- a CDS encoding transposase: protein MCVDKGMVAGHTHAVDSAPVKANASMESLELKVPVNSIRAHLALVADGGPDVKGGDESTVPSITAEPYQLRQLKRYQDRLKDHRTYGIASNHEKTELLSNKTHYSPHDPDARISIKPGKLRKLNYHCSMAVDTAEGVISHIQANYADKRDSQCLPGLVSALQDRFTKNELKVTDIVADAGYSNGYNYHFLEQRDLIGWIPVFGMYKPEIAGFNYDRRADSFTCSAGKLLPVRATEYNSEGKRLKAYWASRKDCKPCPLKSTCCPNTGSRRIVRTAYDNEYHRAYRRQHSTTGKRMKKLRQGTVEPVFGSLTQYYGLNKIAVLGIDGAHKNMVMAAIAFNIKKYMKFSIGRTAQKALQRVKIGLIGAICDHIRVAVPNF, encoded by the coding sequence ATGTGCGTGGACAAAGGAATGGTTGCCGGTCACACGCATGCAGTTGATTCCGCACCTGTCAAAGCAAACGCATCGATGGAAAGTCTCGAATTGAAAGTCCCAGTAAATTCAATTAGAGCACACCTTGCATTAGTTGCAGATGGTGGCCCAGATGTAAAAGGTGGTGACGAATCTACCGTTCCATCGATTACTGCCGAACCTTATCAACTCAGACAATTGAAAAGGTATCAGGATAGATTAAAGGATCATAGAACATACGGGATAGCTTCCAATCACGAGAAAACTGAGTTGTTAAGTAACAAAACTCATTACAGTCCGCATGATCCAGACGCGCGTATTTCCATTAAGCCAGGGAAACTAAGGAAACTCAACTATCATTGCAGCATGGCAGTGGACACAGCCGAAGGTGTTATAAGTCATATACAGGCTAATTATGCGGACAAACGTGATAGCCAATGTTTACCAGGACTAGTAAGTGCTTTGCAGGATAGGTTTACTAAAAATGAGCTGAAGGTAACTGACATAGTCGCTGATGCTGGCTATTCCAACGGTTACAATTATCATTTCCTTGAACAGCGAGACCTGATAGGCTGGATACCCGTTTTCGGTATGTATAAACCGGAGATAGCTGGTTTTAACTATGATAGAAGGGCGGACTCATTTACCTGTTCAGCAGGAAAGCTGCTTCCTGTTAGGGCGACCGAATACAATTCTGAAGGAAAGCGACTGAAAGCATATTGGGCTTCACGAAAAGACTGTAAGCCGTGTCCTCTAAAATCTACGTGCTGTCCAAATACCGGTTCAAGAAGAATAGTTAGGACAGCATATGACAATGAGTATCATAGAGCATATAGGCGACAGCATTCGACTACCGGCAAGCGAATGAAGAAATTACGCCAAGGGACAGTTGAGCCAGTATTTGGAAGCCTAACACAATATTATGGACTCAACAAGATAGCAGTGCTCGGAATAGATGGTGCCCACAAGAACATGGTCATGGCTGCGATCGCATTCAACATTAAAAAGTACATGAAATTCTCCATTGGTAGAACAGCCCAAAAGGCGCTTCAAAGGGTTAAAATAGGCTTAATAGGTGCAATATGCGATCATATAAGAGTCGCTGTTCCGAATTTTTGA
- a CDS encoding IS1182 family transposase, with protein sequence MQGKKNYSEKLFVSFQLSDRVPKENFYRRLSETLDLQFLYNETRGLYGKTGNPSIDPVVFFKLMLTGYLENITSDRRLIDHCAMRMDILFFIGYDIDESLPWHSTVSRTRQLYPAALFEALFNKVFSMCVDKGMVAGHTQAIDSAPVKANASMESLELKVPANSIRAHLALVVEGDPNVKSGQSSATPAITAEPYQLRQLKRYQDKLKDKRSFGIASNHEKAELLSNKTHYSPHDPDARISIKPGKLRKLNYHCSMAVDTAEGVISHIQASYADKRDSQCLPGVVSALQDRFTENELKVTDIVADAGYSNGYNYHFLEQRDLIGWIPVFGMYKPEIAGFNYDRKADSFTCSAGKLLPVRATEYNSEGKRLKAYWASRKDCKPCPLKSTCCPNTGSRRIVRTAYDNEYHRAYNRQHSYTGKRMKKLRQGTVEPVFGSLTQYYGLSKIAVLGIDGAHKNMVMAAIAFNIRKYMKFSITKTAQKTLQRARIGFSGAICGDARVAIPNF encoded by the coding sequence ATGCAAGGAAAGAAAAATTACTCGGAAAAGCTCTTCGTCAGCTTCCAACTTTCAGACCGCGTTCCTAAGGAAAATTTCTATCGCAGACTTAGCGAAACGCTCGATTTACAGTTTCTATACAATGAAACTCGCGGGCTGTATGGTAAAACAGGCAACCCATCAATCGATCCCGTCGTGTTCTTTAAGCTGATGCTGACCGGCTACTTAGAAAACATCACATCCGACCGCAGGCTGATTGATCATTGCGCCATGCGAATGGATATACTATTCTTTATCGGCTATGATATTGACGAATCGCTACCCTGGCACTCTACGGTTAGCAGGACCAGACAATTATATCCGGCTGCACTCTTCGAAGCTCTATTCAACAAAGTATTTTCAATGTGTGTGGACAAAGGAATGGTTGCAGGTCACACGCAGGCCATAGATTCCGCACCCGTTAAAGCAAACGCTTCGATGGAAAGTCTCGAATTGAAAGTACCAGCAAATTCAATTAGAGCACACCTTGCACTAGTTGTAGAAGGTGACCCTAATGTAAAAAGTGGTCAATCGTCGGCTACCCCAGCTATCACTGCTGAACCTTATCAGCTCAGACAACTGAAAAGGTATCAGGACAAATTAAAAGATAAAAGAAGCTTCGGGATCGCCTCTAACCACGAGAAAGCTGAGTTGTTAAGTAATAAAACCCATTACAGTCCGCATGATCCGGATGCGCGTATTTCCATTAAGCCAGGGAAGTTAAGGAAACTAAACTACCATTGCAGTATGGCAGTGGACACAGCCGAAGGTGTTATAAGTCATATACAGGCTAGTTATGCGGACAAACGTGATAGCCAATGCCTACCAGGAGTGGTAAGTGCTTTGCAGGATAGGTTTACTGAAAATGAGCTGAAGGTAACCGACATAGTCGCTGATGCAGGTTATTCCAACGGTTACAATTATCATTTCCTTGAACAGCGCGACCTGATAGGCTGGATACCCGTTTTCGGCATGTATAAACCGGAGATAGCTGGTTTTAACTATGATAGGAAAGCGGACTCCTTTACTTGTTCAGCAGGAAAGCTGCTTCCTGTTAGGGCGACCGAATACAATTCTGAAGGCAAGCGACTGAAAGCATATTGGGCTTCACGAAAAGACTGTAAGCCGTGTCCTCTAAAATCTACTTGCTGTCCAAATACTGGTTCGAGAAGGATTGTCAGGACAGCATATGACAACGAGTATCATAGGGCATACAACCGACAGCATTCGTATACCGGCAAGCGGATGAAAAAATTACGACAGGGGACGGTCGAGCCAGTGTTTGGAAGTCTGACACAATATTACGGACTCAGTAAGATAGCAGTCCTCGGAATAGATGGTGCCCATAAGAACATGGTCATGGCTGCGATCGCATTCAACATTAGAAAGTACATGAAGTTCTCCATTACTAAAACAGCCCAAAAGACGCTTCAAAGAGCTAGGATCGGCTTCTCAGGCGCAATATGTGGTGATGCAAGAGTCGCTATTCCGAATTTTTAA
- a CDS encoding alpha/beta hydrolase family protein, giving the protein MKKPSQFEIVCIILVIAAFVFLFGRSILREEKVTFMPQEPKPPFPYLQEYITFENPRAKIKLAGTLTLPAGEGNFPAVILISGGGPSDRNVESMGHKPFLVIADHLTRNGIAVLRFDDRGVKLSQGDYLSATSADFADDVESAIGYLKTRKEINSRQIGLAGHSEGGLIAPIVAARSQDVAFVIMLAGPGIPGDSSILLQMAVLQRVRKYPEGQIQHAQAVFGGVLNIVKHSSDRTILRERLKQYINANLDSLAAFTSDSASLAQARTTVIKNFSSVWTQFLVKWNPAPTLEKVTCPILALIGEKDYQVPAREHFSGIRRAAQKSGNKNVKLVELPNLNHLFQNSKTGGPEEYYKTAETFSPVALAEMTNWILQTTH; this is encoded by the coding sequence ATGAAAAAGCCATCTCAATTCGAAATTGTTTGCATTATATTGGTGATAGCTGCATTTGTGTTCCTATTCGGTCGATCGATCCTAAGAGAGGAGAAGGTAACTTTTATGCCACAGGAGCCGAAGCCGCCTTTTCCATACCTTCAGGAGTATATAACATTTGAAAATCCGCGGGCAAAGATCAAGCTTGCAGGCACCCTTACCTTACCCGCTGGGGAAGGCAATTTTCCTGCTGTGATTCTAATTAGTGGTGGCGGACCCAGCGACAGGAACGTGGAATCAATGGGTCATAAGCCGTTCCTGGTTATTGCTGATCACCTAACACGAAACGGAATTGCAGTCCTGAGATTTGATGACCGGGGGGTAAAGCTATCGCAAGGCGACTATCTGTCGGCGACTTCGGCAGATTTCGCAGACGATGTAGAAAGTGCAATTGGTTATCTAAAGACCAGAAAGGAAATTAATTCTCGTCAAATCGGCCTGGCCGGTCATAGCGAAGGAGGTTTGATCGCGCCAATTGTTGCGGCTCGCTCGCAGGATGTCGCATTCGTTATCATGCTTGCTGGCCCCGGAATTCCGGGCGATTCTTCCATATTGTTACAAATGGCCGTTCTTCAACGCGTACGCAAATATCCGGAAGGGCAAATCCAGCATGCACAAGCTGTCTTCGGTGGTGTATTAAATATCGTTAAGCATTCTTCCGATAGAACCATTTTACGCGAAAGATTGAAGCAATACATCAACGCAAATCTCGACAGTTTAGCTGCATTTACATCAGATAGCGCTTCGCTCGCGCAGGCACGTACCACCGTGATAAAGAACTTTTCATCTGTTTGGACCCAATTTTTGGTAAAATGGAATCCGGCACCTACACTTGAGAAAGTAACTTGTCCTATTTTGGCATTGATAGGGGAGAAGGATTATCAGGTACCCGCAAGGGAACATTTCAGTGGAATAAGGAGAGCCGCCCAAAAGAGTGGGAACAAGAATGTAAAGCTAGTTGAGCTGCCCAACCTAAACCATTTGTTCCAAAATTCTAAGACAGGTGGGCCGGAGGAGTATTACAAAACAGCAGAGACATTTTCTCCGGTAGCTCTGGCGGAAATGACAAACTGGATTCTTCAAACAACCCATTAG
- a CDS encoding PKD domain-containing protein, with amino-acid sequence MNRIQHILIFFILVSCSNDEPAPQVSFTASDVAHGSVSFNQNSTNVTSYLWDFGDGYSTDVDNPTHIYIYNGTYVVTLTVKGKGGEATVKQDVIVKSVLGELMFWMSKKGEDVRVAIDEGSFTGNIDWAFDSEPECTSGGAVTYSNLSDGEHTYHAVEEEGGTSKGWSGTVTVIGGKCVKKELVY; translated from the coding sequence ATGAATCGTATTCAGCATATATTAATTTTTTTTATACTCGTTTCCTGCTCGAACGATGAGCCCGCACCTCAGGTTTCCTTTACTGCCAGCGACGTGGCACATGGATCGGTTAGTTTTAACCAGAACAGCACCAATGTAACTAGTTATTTATGGGACTTTGGCGACGGATATAGCACGGATGTCGACAATCCAACCCATATCTATATCTATAATGGCACTTATGTGGTGACGCTCACTGTAAAAGGGAAAGGCGGTGAGGCTACTGTCAAACAAGATGTTATTGTAAAAAGTGTTTTAGGAGAACTCATGTTCTGGATGAGCAAGAAGGGTGAAGACGTCAGGGTGGCTATTGATGAAGGGAGTTTCACGGGCAATATTGATTGGGCATTTGATTCGGAGCCGGAATGCACGAGTGGTGGCGCGGTAACTTACTCGAATCTGAGTGACGGTGAACATACCTACCATGCGGTCGAGGAAGAGGGAGGAACTTCGAAGGGATGGTCGGGTACCGTTACGGTAATTGGAGGCAAATGTGTGAAAAAGGAACTTGTTTATTAA
- a CDS encoding T9SS type B sorting domain-containing protein → MNTLLLRVTFIIIALIAAFPARGANLLRDKIDMACEPSITNIAVTKANCEKDNGVISVTAKGEGPLVYSLDGDSFQSSPVFSGLYAKTYRLLVKSGQGCVVTRDVVVEKLWKPSFVTAVILNPCEFEDKDFGATAMGGYGPITYALDDGPFQEMGFFPDLPGGEYTLRARDSVGCEIVMEIKIPEKKEGVVMQDADVLHARCGGEFGSVTLAATGGSKLQYSLDGQNYGPSPNFPRVPPGAYEVFVKDERGCTDSRNIVIGKSSAPQFLEIIETNASCKGDDGTVAIYAIGSGPLSFSIDAVTYLSDTVFTGLTPLVQTVYMRDTAGCDVARSIMIEKDCLEAIYIPTAFSPDSDGKNEVMDMKFLGGALKIRYFRLFNRWGNVIASSASQNVESGYTLWNGIHNGNEVQPGTYPYELMVEFANGFTRVIRNSVLVLR, encoded by the coding sequence ATGAATACACTTCTTCTACGGGTTACTTTTATTATTATTGCCCTGATAGCCGCCTTCCCGGCGCGTGGAGCGAACCTTTTGCGTGATAAAATTGATATGGCCTGCGAGCCATCCATTACGAATATCGCGGTGACGAAGGCCAATTGTGAAAAAGACAATGGTGTCATTTCGGTCACAGCCAAAGGGGAAGGGCCGCTCGTTTATAGCCTCGATGGTGATAGCTTCCAATCTTCCCCTGTGTTTTCGGGGCTTTATGCAAAGACCTACCGGCTTTTGGTCAAATCGGGGCAAGGGTGTGTGGTGACGCGCGACGTAGTGGTCGAAAAGTTATGGAAACCTTCATTCGTAACGGCAGTCATCCTGAACCCGTGTGAATTTGAAGACAAGGATTTCGGCGCGACGGCGATGGGCGGTTATGGGCCAATCACCTACGCGCTCGATGACGGGCCGTTTCAGGAGATGGGCTTTTTCCCTGACCTGCCGGGCGGCGAGTACACGCTACGCGCCAGGGACTCGGTAGGATGCGAGATCGTCATGGAGATCAAAATTCCTGAAAAGAAGGAGGGGGTTGTGATGCAGGACGCAGATGTTCTGCATGCACGATGCGGCGGTGAATTTGGCAGTGTTACATTGGCTGCTACTGGCGGCAGCAAATTGCAATATTCGCTCGATGGGCAGAATTACGGACCATCGCCCAATTTCCCACGCGTGCCACCCGGTGCGTATGAAGTTTTTGTAAAAGATGAGAGGGGATGCACCGATAGCAGGAACATCGTCATCGGAAAGTCATCGGCTCCCCAGTTTCTGGAAATCATCGAAACTAATGCCAGCTGCAAGGGCGACGATGGTACTGTTGCGATCTATGCCATTGGAAGCGGCCCGCTAAGTTTTTCGATCGACGCGGTTACCTATTTGTCGGACACCGTTTTCACGGGGCTGACACCGCTCGTTCAAACGGTTTATATGAGAGATACAGCGGGGTGCGACGTGGCGCGTTCCATTATGATCGAAAAAGACTGTCTCGAAGCCATTTACATTCCCACTGCATTTTCCCCAGATTCCGATGGTAAAAATGAGGTGATGGACATGAAATTCTTAGGCGGGGCATTGAAAATCAGGTATTTCAGGCTCTTCAACCGATGGGGAAACGTGATTGCGTCTAGCGCAAGCCAAAACGTGGAAAGCGGCTATACGCTGTGGAATGGGATTCACAACGGCAATGAGGTTCAGCCCGGCACTTATCCTTACGAGCTCATGGTCGAATTTGCCAATGGGTTTACCAGGGTGATCAGAAATTCTGTATTGGTACTGCGATGA
- a CDS encoding ABC transporter permease: protein MLLNYFRITYRNLLTNKGVSAINIIGLSLGIACSIVLFLFILDELNFDTYNKKASQTYRLYVHSSINNEESNNSKTAPPAGPALVQMLPEVLTQTRIGYFGGHDLRYKDKIFKENRIYTVDSTYFDVFTLPFIHGNPSIALKNPNSIVLTETMASKYFGLENPTGKSFLVDGTNSYQITGVMKDFPDKSHFRCDFLLSMSTYPKVNQQDWLQGDYSTYIVLKDGADPTRVERKMQQAVLDRLGPEIEKALGFSMKQFLANGNVFEYRMQPLLSIYLHAKRQYNIDPNTEWGDIRIGDSVYVYIFSAVALFILLIAVINFVNLSTARSEKRAKEVGIRKAIGSSRLKLMGQFTTESILLTGLSVIIALVLVQLMLPGFNQIAGRQLTLPLFTNVYTIPALLAFTLIVGLLAGSYPAFFLSSFRPVDVLKSGVQKRKSSLRSLLVITQFSISITLILGMIIIRNQLGYLQHKDLGFNKEHLLSINNAKVLGDKLKAFKAELLKNPAILSVSNSSLLFANGIPGSAYLFGRRSGNDPVLCQFLDVDADFAKTFAVPLKAGRFFSNDRLADSTAVVINEAALRAFKTNNPLDQVVTEIEVNGPKTYKIIGVIKDFNYESLHRQVRPLVFHLSPVRQAASILNIRIQPNATKNAIAYIEETWQRFEKTEQCRYSFSDERVARLYKAEQNTSVIATVFSALAIFIACLGLFGLAVFITEQRTKEIGIRKVLGASISEILFLLSRQFIAWVAIAILIASPIAWYAMSRWLDNFAYRVDISWWVFVLAAFLAIGIAILTVSFQGLKAALMNPVKSLRAE, encoded by the coding sequence ATGCTACTAAATTATTTTAGAATAACTTACCGTAACCTGCTCACCAATAAGGGCGTTTCGGCCATCAACATCATCGGACTTTCGTTGGGGATTGCCTGTTCCATCGTGTTGTTCCTATTCATTCTCGATGAGCTAAACTTCGACACATACAACAAAAAAGCCAGCCAGACGTATCGGCTTTACGTTCACAGTTCGATTAACAACGAAGAATCAAACAATTCCAAGACGGCACCTCCGGCTGGCCCTGCACTGGTGCAGATGCTCCCAGAAGTGCTCACCCAAACACGCATCGGCTACTTTGGCGGACACGATTTGCGGTATAAAGACAAAATTTTCAAGGAAAACAGAATCTATACTGTCGACTCCACCTATTTCGATGTGTTTACGCTTCCCTTCATTCATGGCAATCCGTCGATTGCTCTCAAAAACCCGAACAGCATTGTCCTGACCGAAACCATGGCCAGCAAATACTTCGGGCTGGAAAACCCGACGGGAAAATCGTTTCTGGTCGATGGGACAAACTCCTATCAGATTACGGGCGTCATGAAAGACTTTCCCGATAAGTCGCATTTCCGTTGCGATTTCCTTTTGTCGATGTCGACCTATCCCAAGGTTAATCAACAAGACTGGCTGCAAGGGGATTACTCCACTTACATTGTTCTCAAAGACGGGGCAGATCCTACACGGGTCGAGCGCAAAATGCAGCAAGCCGTTCTCGACCGTTTAGGACCAGAGATCGAAAAAGCATTGGGCTTTTCTATGAAGCAATTTCTGGCCAACGGCAATGTATTTGAGTATCGCATGCAACCGTTATTATCCATTTACCTGCACGCAAAACGCCAATACAATATCGATCCTAATACCGAGTGGGGTGATATCCGAATTGGCGACAGTGTGTATGTGTATATTTTCTCGGCAGTGGCGTTATTTATTCTGCTGATTGCCGTCATCAATTTCGTCAACCTATCGACAGCCCGTTCCGAGAAACGCGCCAAAGAAGTAGGCATTCGAAAAGCCATCGGTTCGAGTCGCTTAAAACTAATGGGGCAGTTTACGACCGAATCCATATTACTGACCGGCCTTTCGGTTATCATAGCGTTGGTTTTGGTACAACTCATGCTTCCCGGCTTCAACCAGATAGCAGGTCGGCAGTTGACACTACCACTTTTTACCAATGTGTATACCATTCCGGCGCTGCTTGCTTTTACGCTCATTGTGGGTCTGCTGGCGGGAAGTTATCCAGCCTTCTTTTTATCGTCTTTTCGGCCGGTCGACGTCTTAAAATCGGGCGTACAAAAAAGAAAATCCTCGTTACGTAGCCTGCTGGTGATTACTCAGTTCTCGATATCCATTACGCTGATTCTGGGTATGATCATCATCCGAAACCAATTAGGGTATCTTCAGCATAAAGACCTGGGATTCAACAAAGAGCACTTGCTTTCTATCAATAATGCTAAGGTGCTGGGCGACAAACTCAAAGCGTTTAAAGCCGAATTATTGAAAAATCCAGCCATACTATCGGTCAGCAACTCGTCCCTATTATTTGCAAACGGTATTCCGGGAAGTGCTTATTTGTTCGGAAGACGGTCGGGTAATGATCCTGTTTTATGCCAGTTTCTAGATGTCGATGCGGATTTCGCAAAAACGTTTGCGGTGCCGTTAAAAGCCGGACGATTTTTTTCCAACGATCGGCTGGCGGACAGCACTGCCGTGGTCATCAACGAAGCGGCATTGCGAGCGTTTAAAACGAACAATCCGTTAGATCAGGTAGTCACCGAAATCGAGGTAAATGGCCCTAAAACGTATAAAATCATTGGTGTTATAAAGGACTTTAATTATGAATCGCTTCACCGCCAGGTTCGTCCGCTGGTATTTCACCTTAGTCCCGTCCGGCAAGCCGCCAGTATTTTAAACATCCGAATTCAGCCCAATGCCACAAAAAATGCGATTGCTTACATCGAAGAAACCTGGCAACGTTTCGAAAAAACGGAACAATGTCGCTATTCGTTTTCAGATGAACGGGTGGCCCGACTTTACAAAGCGGAACAAAATACGAGTGTTATCGCTACCGTCTTTTCGGCCCTGGCCATCTTTATCGCCTGCCTGGGCTTGTTTGGTCTGGCCGTTTTCATTACGGAGCAGCGCACCAAAGAAATTGGCATTCGTAAAGTGTTAGGGGCCAGTATTTCCGAAATCCTGTTTCTGTTGTCGCGCCAATTTATTGCCTGGGTCGCCATTGCCATTCTGATTGCCTCGCCCATTGCTTGGTACGCCATGAGTCGATGGCTCGACAACTTCGCCTATCGCGTCGATATTTCGTGGTGGGTATTTGTTCTGGCCGCTTTTCTGGCCATTGGCATTGCCATATTGACAGTAAGTTTTCAGGGCCTCAAAGCTGCGCTGATGAATCCTGTAAAGAGTTTACGGGCCGAATAA
- a CDS encoding amidohydrolase family protein — protein sequence MMKLVAIEEHFLTEAVKDEWRNYSDQDGPTQKLHFGEIENRLDEIGNTRLRLMDETGIDMQVLSLTSPSLHNLGTESVALATLTNEYVAEIVRKTPDRFQGFAALPMAVPKEAARELKRSVENLGLKGAMVCGRTREKNLDHKDYWELFDCAETLGVPLFIHPQIPQKAVRDVYYSGFDELTNLAFSTFGLGWHYEAGIQFVRLVLAKVFDQFPNLQIILGHWGEVILFYTERLASLNRVTKLDKPFIDYVRQNLHVTASGMFSHSYLQRSVDIIGADRILFSTDYPYQYRPGREARNFLEAIELSQEDKEKFSFANWERLTGIDTK from the coding sequence ATGATGAAGTTAGTCGCAATCGAAGAACATTTTCTGACAGAAGCCGTCAAAGATGAATGGAGGAACTATTCTGACCAGGACGGCCCAACGCAAAAATTACATTTCGGCGAGATTGAAAATCGGTTGGATGAAATCGGCAATACACGTCTTAGGCTGATGGACGAAACAGGTATAGACATGCAAGTGCTTTCGCTCACCAGTCCGAGTTTGCACAATTTGGGCACTGAAAGCGTAGCCCTTGCTACGTTAACCAATGAATATGTGGCGGAGATTGTCCGGAAAACACCCGATCGTTTTCAAGGTTTTGCGGCATTGCCAATGGCGGTACCAAAAGAAGCAGCCAGAGAGTTAAAACGTTCCGTGGAAAATCTTGGCTTAAAAGGTGCTATGGTATGCGGAAGAACCCGGGAGAAAAATCTAGACCATAAAGATTACTGGGAACTATTTGACTGTGCCGAAACCCTCGGCGTTCCCTTGTTCATCCATCCGCAAATTCCCCAAAAAGCCGTAAGAGATGTTTATTATTCAGGATTTGACGAGCTGACGAACTTGGCCTTTTCGACGTTTGGGCTTGGATGGCACTACGAGGCGGGCATCCAATTTGTCCGACTGGTCTTAGCTAAGGTATTTGACCAGTTTCCCAATCTTCAAATTATTCTCGGCCATTGGGGTGAAGTGATTTTGTTTTATACTGAACGGTTGGCTTCCTTAAACCGCGTCACCAAGCTTGACAAGCCGTTTATTGATTACGTTCGCCAAAATTTGCATGTAACGGCAAGCGGCATGTTCAGCCATTCTTACCTGCAACGTTCAGTTGACATTATCGGAGCAGACCGTATCCTTTTTTCGACCGACTACCCCTATCAGTACCGGCCGGGCCGAGAGGCCCGCAACTTTTTAGAAGCAATAGAGTTAAGCCAAGAAGATAAAGAAAAATTTTCTTTCGCCAATTGGGAACGATTAACCGGCATAGATACGAAATGA
- a CDS encoding SIP domain-containing protein yields the protein MTNQIRNNTEKRISAVEAIFIKSGKIRAVRVWNGGKIHEVDVYLSTVTFDKWDQAQSIKCRISAFHYTDYTPAMWDIYQKTCTLYIDTGHNGQGSVWAKNQIAGNDLYYLKIEAEKQFPIKGKHLVFLGDQTGIGHFCSLQQLATKNTPISGLVTFNDSQSAEAFSENCPWLPLQAVSNYDAIHKQTEDWVIKHQAEKENFVFYVVGGKELIVTIRKLLRTYGFDESQIKSKGFWH from the coding sequence ATGACCAATCAGATTAGGAACAACACGGAAAAAAGAATATCGGCTGTGGAAGCGATTTTCATCAAGTCAGGGAAAATCCGTGCCGTCCGTGTTTGGAACGGAGGTAAGATTCACGAAGTAGACGTTTATTTGTCAACCGTTACTTTTGACAAATGGGACCAAGCACAATCCATAAAATGTAGGATCTCTGCGTTCCATTATACTGATTACACGCCTGCCATGTGGGACATTTACCAAAAGACTTGCACACTCTATATTGATACAGGCCACAACGGACAAGGAAGCGTATGGGCTAAAAATCAAATTGCAGGAAACGATTTGTATTACTTAAAAATAGAAGCTGAAAAGCAGTTTCCTATTAAAGGTAAGCACCTGGTTTTTCTGGGCGACCAGACAGGCATCGGTCATTTTTGTTCGTTGCAACAATTGGCGACTAAAAACACGCCAATCAGCGGTCTCGTTACGTTTAACGACTCGCAATCGGCTGAGGCTTTTTCTGAAAATTGCCCTTGGTTGCCTTTACAGGCAGTTTCAAATTATGACGCTATCCACAAACAAACAGAAGATTGGGTAATCAAACATCAGGCTGAAAAAGAGAATTTTGTCTTTTATGTTGTCGGTGGTAAAGAATTAATTGTGACAATAAGAAAGCTCTTAAGAACTTACGGCTTTGACGAAAGCCAGATAAAATCAAAGGGCTTTTGGCATTAA